CGCCTAGTCCGGGATGCGTTCCAGGTGCCCGAAGATGCTTGCGGCGTCCCTGAGCCCATCGGCGGCCGACATGAACGCGCTGTCCGAGATGCCGTGTTCGCGGCGGTAGAACGCGATGCACTCGTCGAGAACCTGCTGCGGCTGCGACGACTTTCCGTGCGACTTGGCAAAGCGCCCGAGCACGCTGGAGCACATCTGCTGCACCGCGGCAAGCATCAATGCGGCGTGACTGTGAGACTGCGCCAGGGTTTGGCTCAGTGCGGTGATTTCGTTGTGAGTGACAGGCATGGCGTTCCCTCTTTCAGTTTATTGCCGATCAAATTTGAACGGCGGCGCAGTGTGCGAGATGAAACGCAATAAGGCAAGCCGCTAAACGCATATCCCCGACGTTTCTAAAGGTTTTTGCAATTGCTTAATTCGCAATTGCTTAATTAACCGCCAATTCAATTCGCATTTGCATAATGAACACGACCCTCGAAGATGTCTGCGCGGTCATTGGCTTCACGGCTACGCAGACCCTGATCGACCACTATGGCGGCGATCGGCTCTACGTCCCGCTGCACGCTCGTGAAGATCACCCGCTGGCGCAGTTGATCGGTCTGCCTGCGATGCGGCGGCTGATCGAAAACTGGGGCGCGGAATCCCTATTCGTGCCGGCCGGCTGCTCATTCGAGCGCGATCGGCGCAACGCGGCGATTCGCGCCGAGCTACTCGCCGGTAGCAGCCCGGAAAGCGTCGCCGAGCGCCACGGGCTGACACCGCGACGCGTCCGGCAGTTGCGCGCGCGGCTGATCAGAAAAAAAGCCGCCGGCATCGCTGCCGGCGGCTGAGGATCACGCAAAAAGAGAAACGAACCACAGCGGGTCACGACACCCGCATCCACAAGCTTAACCGCGCGCCGGCATGCAGTCTATGGCGCGCGATTTCCGCACCGAGAGAAAACGCAATGCATTGGACCATATCTCGCGACCTGAGCGGTCGGTCGAAGCTCGAACACTCCGGCACCTGGGCTGACATCGTGGCGCTGGTCACCAGCCCCCGCGAGTACCCCGAGAAAACAGCCTGCCCGCTGCTGAGTCTGTCCACCTACGGCGACGCGCGAACCGAGGCCGGCAGCCTGCGCCACGGGGCCAACGTGGTGCAGTGCTACGGCATCGAAGGCGATTACGACGCTGAGCAGGTGACCCCGAGCGAGGCCGCCGCCATGCTGTCCGCGGCTGGCATCAAGGCCGTGATCTACACCACTGCGCGCCACACCCGCGATCGGCCGCGGTGGCGCATCCTGGCGCCGCTGTCGCAGCCGTGCGCGCCGGCCGGGCGTGCGCACTGGGTCGGCGTGCTGAACGCGGCGCTCGGCGGCATCCTGGCGCCGGAATCGTTCACGCTGTCGCAGTCGTTCTACATCGGCAAGGTGACCGGCGCGCCCTATGAGTGCCATGTTGTAGAGGGTCAGCCGATCGATGCCGGGCCGCACCTGTTTTTCGATCCGGTATTCCCGGCGGGCCGGGCCGATCAGACCGGGCCAGCTGCGGCGGATGCCGACGATGCGGCGCTGCTCGCGATGGCGCCGAAGATGCCGGCGCCACCGTTGGAGGTGATCGCGTCGGCGCTCGCAGCCATCCCGAACGATGGCCCGCCGGACTGGCACAGCTACAGCGCGATCATCTGGGCCGTGGCCGATGGCACCGGCAGCAGCCCCGAGGGGCGCGCGCTAGCGCTGGCCTGGTCGCAGAAAAACCCGAGCCACAACCTGCGCGAATTCGATCATCGATGGGGCCACTACCGGGAAAACTCAAGCGCGAAAGGTGGCGGCATCACGGTAGCGACGCTGCTGCACAAAGCCAAGGCGTGCGGCTGGGTTGATCCGCGCACAGCATCCAGGCGGGAAATGGCCGACGTGCAGCTAGCGCGCATGCTCGCGGCGAATCTGGCTGAGCAGCACTTTTGCTACGAGCACAACGGGGTCGGCTGGCGGAAATACTGCGGTGGCGCGTGGGCGCCCTGTCGGATGGGCGAGGAGCGCGAGGTCGCCAAAGCAGTCGGGACGTACATCCTAACCACGCTCGCGAACGACAACAGCGACAGCGACAAGACCAAGCGGCTGCTCGCACTCGCCCATCGCGCCAGCACGGTCGCCGGCGTCAACGGCACGCTGAACCTGGTGCAGTCGGATGAACGCGTGCGCATGGCGCCTGAATTGTTCGACGCCAACCCGCACCTGTTGAACTGCACCAATGGCGTGATCGACCTGCGCACCGGCGAACTGCTGCCGCACGATCCGGCGCAGCGCATGAGCAGGCAGTGCACGGTCGAGTATCGGCCCGAGGCGCCGACCACCTTGTGGTCGCAGTTCCTGCGCGATGTCAGTTGCGACGATGCCGCGTGGGTCGGGTTCCTGCAGCGCTGGTCCGGGTACATGCTCACGGGCCTGGTGCGCGAGGAGGTCCTACTGTTCGCAGTGGGCCGCGGCGCGAACGGTAAATCTGTGGTCGCGAACATCTTTCAGCGCATCATGGGCAACTATTGCGTGACCATGCCGACCGGGCTGCTCACGGTCTCGAATCGCGACGGCGAGGCCGCCACCCCTGCCCTTGCCACGCTGGCCGGCGCGCGGCTGGCACTCATGAATGAGACCGAGGCCGGCTCGAGATTCAGCGGGCAGGTAATCAAGACGCTTGCATCAACCGAGCGCATCACAGCACGCCAGTTGCACCGGGCGCCGTTCACGTTCTCGCCGTCACACAAGCCGTTCATCCGGGGCAACCACAAGCCGATCATCGCGGACTCGGACGATGGGGTTTGGCGCCGCATCCTGCTGTTGATGTTCAACCGCCAGTTTGCGCCCCACGAACGGGACAAGCACATGGAAACGAAGTTGATGCGTGAAGCGCCGGGCATCCTTGCATGGATGGTGCGCGGTGCGGTCGAGTACTACCGGAGCGGCCTAATGGTGCCTGAGTGCGTGCTGTCGGCGTCGCGCGAGTACCGCCGGGACTCTGACCTGCTGGGCCATTGGCTTGATGAGGAATGCGAGGTCGGGCCACGGTTCGATTGTCGGCAGGTCGAAGCCTTCGCCAGCTATACCGCGTGGTGCAGGTCGCAGGAGGTCCGGCCACTGTCGAAACCTGCGTTTACTCGCGCACTCGCGGAACGCGGGTTTACGGCTGGGCGTTTGTTCACTCGCGGGGATCGCGCACACACCTACCGCGGCATTCGACTTATCTGCGATTTTTTGCAGGTTGCCAATGACGCAAGTGACCTGTTCGCATGAGTCTGAAATTTTTTGCAGATTCGCGCCGTCGTTCCACGGGGCTGCGGGGCCGATGCGCCCCGGTGCGCCCCGGAGATTGACCTGTTTTCAGGTTTCCCTTACGAAGATCATTTGAAGGAAAAAAAGGGTGAAACGATCAATCTCCGGGGCGCACCGGGGCGCATGTTGAATCCGTAATTTTTCGCAGACTCGTAATTTTTCGCACGAAAGGAAACCGACCTATGAACCCTGACATACCGTTGCCGTGGCGCGCGTCCTTCGCCGCTTACACCGCCCCCGTGGTGCCCTACCCCATCGACCGCGCACGATGCCGGCAGTTCGGCATCGTGTCGCCGGTCCCCTTGTCGCTGTTCCGCGACCTGCCCGAGCCCGTCCGCGCGCACCTCATGCGCCGCATGCGCCGAGCCACCCGTTCCCCTTCCCGCAACCACTGGAGCCACTGAGCTATGAGTACCCCTCAAGAAATCTTTATCGAAATCGACAACCTGGCCCGCGCGCTGCCTGCCGAGGCCGTGCCCTTCGCCGCCGCGCTGATCGGCGTTGATGACGGACTGCACCCTGTCGCGCAGGCATTCGTCCGCCATTGCCTGGTGGGCCGCTGCCCGGCAGACGCGCCCCCGTCGATCGAAGCGCGCCACGATGCCATCGCTAGCCTGCACGTGTTGATGGGCATTGAGGGCGATGCGGCAGAGGCACAGCGTCAGGCGTGTTACCGCACCCTGGCACCGTACGCCACCGCCGCGCGCGAGGCGTCAGAGTTCCGCGACGCGGTGCACGCCACGCTGCGGGTCGGCGCGTCGCAGTACCGGCCGCCGTCTATGCACTGACCGAGCCGCGACGCTACCACCCGCGGCGCTTCGCGTGAATCTTGGTCCAATCGTCATCGAGCTGGCCGTTGTATATCTCACATGCGGCATCTTCGGTGACGTATCCACCATAGCCGTTCGTGGCATGTATCCTGATTGAGAGCACGCGATTGTCCCTTGACGGGCTATCGTAGTAGGCGCCGCGCGGATCACGAAGGCGCGGCCGGTACCACTCCATACACTGATCGGCGTCTGCAACCAGTTGGGATTTAGCGACCGGTTGCGGTACTGGTGCCGGCAATGGGTTCGCCGCGGGCACGCTTGGCTCTGCAACAGGTGTCGGCTTCACCTTGTCGGGCTTGGGCGGCGTGGGTGCCAGTGTTGCAGCCCCCGCCGCTGGCGTCGGCACCGCTAAAGGCTGTGCATCCGCACTGCACGGCTGCTGACTGAACGTGTTGCCGCACCTGTACATGGTCTGAGCATGGCAAGCGCTGGCTAGTGCGAGCATGGCGCCGAGCGCGACGCGCGATGTTTTCATGTTGCCTCCCTGTTGTTGACAGCATGATAGCCAAGGCGCCGAGCCTACTGCCCCATGTGCGCGAGCGCTGCCCAGTGTTGGCGCGTCGCCCCGTGGTGCGCTGGCCCGCACGTGCGAATTTCGACCGATCGGCGATCGAACGGGGACCCTGCAAGCATCCCAAAGCGCGAGGGGGCAAAGAGGCCCGACCGACACGCAACTTCAAACTTCGAAACTTGATACGCGTACTTGGTATTGAGTAATACCGACAACACTAGGTAAGCATATCAATTTGCCCGGCAACCGCGGCGCGGAAATTCGCCGTGTGGCTGCCGAAGGCCCCCAAAGGCACCATCGCGGTATGGAGTCTTTGCAATCGCCACAAACCCGCCCCGGACTGCTTCGCGCCGCCGCGGCTGCGCGCCTGGCCGGCATAGGACGCGAGGCATTCGTTAACGGCTGCCGCTCGGGCAGCATCCCCGTCGAATTGATCGAGATCGGACCGCGGCGCCTGCGCTATGTCCGCGTCCCCGAACTCGCCAACTGGCTGCGCGGCAAGGCTGCCGACCTCAACCTGTTCGTCTGATAACCCGCCTTTCAACCCTGGAGCAAACCACCATGGCCCAAACCCCTGCGCAACTGCTGTTCGCCACGTATTTCGAAGGCGAGCAGCTCACGCTTGCCATCAACAGCCAGCCCTATACCCCGCAGATCGTCGGGAAACTCAAGTTGTTCGAGGAATCCGGTATCAGCACGACCAAGGCCATGATCGAACTGAACAACAACCGGCTCGACCTGATCCCGTCGCGCCCTCGCGGCTCGCCCGGCGCGATCTACAACAAGGCCCAGCGATCGCTTGTGGAAGTGCCGACCGCGCACCTGATTACGCGCGACACGATCCTTGCCGATACCATCCAAGACATGCGTGCGTTCGGGACCACCGAACTGCAAGACATCGAAACGCATCGCAACACGCGCCTTGCAGGCATGCGTGCGAATCTCGATGCGACGCTCGAATACATCAACGTCGGCGCGATCAAGGGCAAGGTGCTGAGCGCCGACGGCGACGTGATCCTTGACGTGAACGCGGCGTTCAACCAAAGCCAGCCGACGCAAAACCTGGCCCTCGACACCTCGACCACGGTGGTTGCGAACCAAATTATTGCCGCGGTCCGCAAGTCCGAAGACGGCAGCCAGGCGCCCGGTGTCGCCACCGGCTACGCAGCGCTCGCCGCCCCGGACGTTATGGACAAGCTGCGCGCGCATCCGAGCGTGGCGCAATCGTTCCTGAATTGGTCGGGCGCGCAAACGATGCTTGCCGACATTCGCCCCGGCGTACTCACGATCGGCGGGGTCACGTTCTACGAATACCGCAGCCCCGCCGGCGGCCCGGTCTATGTCGAGGATGGCACCGCGTACCTGTTGCCAATGGGCATCCCTGGGCTGTACGTCAGTCGATTCGCCCCTGCGGACTACCTGGAGGCCGCCAACACGGTCGGCTTGCCGATGTACGCCAAGGCTGTACTGGATGACTTCGGGCGCTCCATCAACATGGAGGCGCAATCGAACCCGATCAGCCTGGTGACTCGCCCGGCTGCCATCGTGAAGCTGACCGCGTAACTGATCCGGGCGGGCTGACCCCCGCCCGCACCGCCCCATGATCGACACCGAAAAGCTGGCCCGCCTGCGGCACGCGCACGATGGTCTGCATGCGCAATACATGCAGACCGCGCAGCGCGCGCAGCAAGCCGCAGCCGAGATAGGGCCACTGCTGCATGCGGTCGCTGCCGACCCCTCCAAGCCGCGCACCGCCGCGCTGCTGGCCCTACCCATTCCCGACCTGGCGGAAACACCGCGCGACGAACTGCAGGCGGCCGGCTTCGAGCTGCGCACAGTGCGCAAGCTGCACGAAGCGCACACGCGCGCCCAAACCCTGCGCAGTGAAGCCGAGGCGCTGGCCGCCGAGCTGCAGCAGTCCCGCGCACTGTTGACCCGCTTGAACAACTACGCGAAAAGGTTTGACGAATGAAAAAGCAAGGGCAGCCCATCGGCGATCAGGTTGCATCGCTGCGCCAGCAGATCGCAGGCTTGCAGACCGCGCGCCGCGCCGTACTGGATCAAAAGCGCTCGCGCGAACAGGTCACGGCCCTGTTCGATCAACTGATTGACGCGCGGCACGCGGAAGCCATTGCCGCCGCGACGCGCGAACTACTCAAGGCCGCCGCCGGGCAGCCCGTGGTGCTTGACCCCATCCTTGCCATTGCGCAAGGGTCGGATGCGGCAAAGGCCGCGATGCGAGCGCACCTTGACGCGGTGGTGCCCGAGGGTATGACCCCCGCCGCGCGCGCCGCTCGCATCGTTGAAATTGACGCTGCCCTGAACGACCTGGAAACCAAGGAAGAAGCGTTGATCTGCGAAAGCGAGTTGACCGCCTCTCCGATCATGCGCCGATCCGACGCGCGGCCCGAGATCATCCTCGCCGAACAATGAAGCGGGCGCCGAGCGCCCCCGACCATTCCTGAAAGGCTGCCCCCATGGCAACGAACAAGGACGTTGTCCTCAATGTAGGCGTCCAAACCACCGGGGCCGATAGCCTGCAGGCGCTGGCGGCCGATGTTCAAGGCGTCAGCGACGCGGCCAAAAGCGGCGCACCAGCGTTCGGCCAACTGGGCGCCGAACTCGACGCGCTGCAATCCAAGACCACCGAGCTACGCACCGCCGAGGCCGCCGCGCGCGCCGAGGTGGCGCAGCAGAAACGCGCGCTCGACGATCAGCGCGAGGCCCTGGCGCGGCTTCGCGTGGAAACCGACAGCGCCGGCAAAGCTGAGTCGGACTATCAAACCAAGGTCAAGGCGCTGCAGGTTGCCATTCTCGACAGCCGGGCCGCGCTGCGCGAGAAGCAGGCCGCACTCCAATCCGCTGCGAACAGCGCGAAGGCGAGCGCCGCCGCCGAAAGCGCCTTGACGGAAAAAATCCAACTGTCGCAAGCGGCGCTCGCGCGCCAAGCGCAGCAGTCGGGCGCGACCGCCGCCGCGTCGGCGCAACTGGCCGGCACCGTCAAGGGCCTGGGCGATCAACTGCGCGCCGTGCAGGCCGTCGCCGGCGCGGCCGTGGGCGGCACGCTGCTTGGCGGTCTCATTGGCGAGCTATCGCAGACCGCGGACGCGTTCGCGAACCTACAGGGCCGTATCAAGCTGGTCGTTGGCGATGGCCCGCTGCTGCAATCGACGTTCGCGAACGTGGCCGATATTGCCCTTGCCACCAATGCGAACCTTGAGGCGACGGGCACACTGTTTTACCGCGTGGCGCAGGCTGCGAAGTCTGCCGGTCTAAGCACTCAAGACGCGACGGCGCAGGCCCTGGCACTCACGCGGACCGTGAATCAGGCCATGGCGATCAGCGGCGCCAGCGCCGACGAAGCGCATCGGGCCGTGGTGCAGCTCACGCAAGGGCTTGCAACCGGCACGCTGCGGGCGCAGGATTTTCACAGCGTGGCCGAACAGGCGCCGGGCGTCTTGAACGCGATGGCGGCCGGGCTGGGCAAGACCTCGGGCGAGTTGAAAAAGATGGCCGATGCGGGCGAACTGACTACGCAGGTAGTCACGTCCGCCCTGCTGAGCCAGTCCGCCGCAGTCGAGGAACAATTCAGCAAGCTGCCTGCGACCGTGGGCCGTGCCGTCGCGAATCTGCGCACGTCTTGGGCCCTCTACATCGGCGAGGCGAGCAAGGCATCGGGTGTCAGCACCACCGCGGCCGCGGCGATCAACACGCTGGCGCAAAACCTCGGCACGCTCGGTGACGTGCTGTATAGCGTCGGCAAGGCGGCCGTCGCGTACAAGGCTGTCAAGCTGGCCCAGGAATTCGCAAGCATCGCCACCGCTGCCAAGGCGGCCACCGCCGAGGTGGCTGCACTGAACGCTGCGCAGGCCGGCGCCGCTGCATCCACCGCTGGCGCCGCTGCCAACATGGGCAAGTTCGCGGCGTTGCTGGGTGGCCTCAAGGTCTTCGCGCTGGTCGGCGTACTCACGAACCTAAAAGAGATCGGAACCGCCATCGGCGAAGGCGTCGCGCGCTGGGCTGGCTACGGCAAGGCCATCGATGAACTGGCCGCGTCCGATAAACGCGCCGCCGAGGCCGCGCGCGAGGCCGCGCAGGCGCACGCTGCCCAAGCGCAAGCCGCGCAGCTAGCGGCAGACAAGGCCCTTGGTCTGAGCGACGCGGCGCGCAAGCTGGTCGGCGACTTCAACACAGTCATCAAGGATGGAGGCGAGGTAACCACCGCACTCGACGGCATCCAAAAGGCAATGAAGCTGTCGGACCTGTCCGGCATCGCCAACGCTGGTGCCGCACTCGACGCGCTGCGCCAGCGCGGACAGATCACCGCGGCGCAGGTCGGCGACGCCTGGGCCGGCGCACTCAAGGGCGTTGACCTGGGCCTGTTCGCCGCGCAGGCGCAAGCCGCGTTCGATGGCAGCGAGCAAGGGGCGCGCCGGCTCGCGGCCGCCCTTGACGCTGTGGGCATTGAGTCGCTCCGCCGCGTCGGGACCAGCGTGCAGGAACTGCAGACCGGATTCTCGACGGCCAGCGCCAGCGCGATCAATGACGTTGACGCACTGGCCGCGACCCTGACCGACATGGGCGTCAAGGGCAGCGACGCGAGCCGGGCAGTCGGCGCCGCACTCGACGGCGCGCTGAGCAAAGCCAACACCGAGCGCGCTGTTCAGGCCGTGATCGATCGATTCCAGCAGCTCGGCGCGCAGGGGCTCATATCCGGCGATCAACTGGCGCAGGGGCTGCAAAAGGCGAAGGACAAACTCGACCAGATACAGCCGGGGGTCAACTCGCTGTCCGAGGCGCTGCATACGTTCGGCTTGAAGTCGCAGGCGGAATTGCAGCAGACCGCCGACACGTTCCGGGCCGCATGGGACCGGATCAGGAATTCAACGACAACACCGCTTGCCGATATGGCCCGCGCATTCGAGCAGTACAAGGCCGCGGCGATCGCGGCGAACAACGGCATCATCCCGAGCGGGCTTGCCGTCGAAGAAGAGATTTTGCGAATGAAGCTCGCAGCGCAAGACGCTGGCGCTTCGATGGGCGACGCGTTCACCGCTGCCGGGCGCGGGGTTGACGCACTGGCGGGCCGCGTCACTGTTGCGACCGGCGCCCTGGAACGCTTCAAGGGCACGTTCACCAGCACCACGGCGAACGGCGACCTTGGACAGCTGCGCGAAAAGTCGGACAAGCACGCGCTGAGCGCGGATGACCTGGCGAGCGCGCAGGCGGCATTGAAGCAGGCACGCGACAACAAGGCGCTGATTGATGCGATGGCAAAGAACAGCCCCGGCGCTGTCAGTTCCGCCGCTATCACAACGTCGCAGGCCGACGCGACCGACGCACAGCGCCTGCTCGCAATCGTTCAGGGCATGGTGCAGGTAGCCGACAAGTCCAAGGGTGGGGCTGCGGGCAGCGCCGCCACACCTGGCGCCGCGGGGGGCACTGGTGCGCGAACCGTGAACATCAACATCGGCGGGCGCAACACCCCCATCAACGTCGCGTCGCAGGCGGACAGCGATCAACTGGTGGGCCTGCTGCGCCAGCTTGAAACCGCTGCGGGTAGGGCCGCGTAGTGGTCGGTTGCCATCAACGCTAGGACTGTCACCAAACTGTCACCGACACCGGAAAGAAAAAAACATGCTATTGTTTCGATAGCATGTTTTTTAGTATTTACGCTGGTTATCTGGTAGGACCTGCGGGGATCGAACCCACGACAAACGGATTAAAAGTCCGCTGCTCTACCAACTGAGCTAAGGTCCCTGATGGCCTGGTCTGCGCGGCTTGGCCACTGCATAACGGAACCGCGGATTATAGCGACGCGCCTTACCCGCGGCGGCCGATGCGGCGCTAATGCGGCTGCGTCGCGAGGCGCTCCAGCACCCAGCCGGCCGCGCATTGTCCGAAGGTCGCGGTGACGGTGACGACCGAGCCATAGCCGTGGCAGTTCAGCGATCCGTCGCGCGCTTCGCCGTCCGCCAGCGCGCAGCTCGCGTCGGGCACGCGCACCGGCTCTCGGCTGAACACGCAGGCGACGCCGATGGCCCCGCTTTCGCGCGGCGCGCCATGGTCGCGGCGCAGGCGCCGGCGCAGTTCGGCCAGCAGCGGATCGTGGCTCACTCTGCTTAAGTCGCCGATCTCGACTTGCTGCGCCTGCCGCTTGCCGCCGGCCGCGCCGACGCTGATGAACACGGTGCCCACAGCGCGCGCCCAGGCTGCCATCGCGGTCTTCGCACGCGGCTGGTCGCAGGCGTCGATCACCGCGTCGACCTCTTGCGGCAGCAGCGCGGGCCAGTTGCCGGGTTCGACGAAGGCATCGACCGGGCGTATCACGCAATCCGGATTGATCTGGGCGATGCGATCCTGCATCGCCAGCACCTTGGCTTGGCCTAGCGTCGCGTCCGTCGCCTGGATCTGCCGGTTGATGTTCGACTCGGCCACATGGTCGAGGTC
This genomic interval from Burkholderiaceae bacterium contains the following:
- a CDS encoding Dinucleotide-utilizing enzymes involved in molybdopterin and thiamine biosynthesis family 1; amino-acid sequence: MSEEVDYERRFGGLARLYGPVGAERIRAAHVAVVGLGGVGSWAAEALARSGVGQLTLIDLDHVAESNINRQIQATDATLGQAKVLAMQDRIAQINPDCVIRPVDAFVEPGNWPALLPQEVDAVIDACDQPRAKTAMAAWARAVGTVFISVGAAGGKRQAQQVEIGDLSRVSHDPLLAELRRRLRRDHGAPRESGAIGVACVFSREPVRVPDASCALADGEARDGSLNCHGYGSVVTVTATFGQCAAGWVLERLATQPH